In the Corvus cornix cornix isolate S_Up_H32 chromosome 18, ASM73873v5, whole genome shotgun sequence genome, one interval contains:
- the CYTH1 gene encoding cytohesin-1 isoform X1, with the protein MGTVSELCASSFQAFLCPSVAAKAVPSDLTPEECQELENIRRRKQELLADIQRLKDEIAEVTNEIENLGSTEERKNMQRNKQVAMGRKKFNMDPKKGIQFLIENDLLKNTCEDIAQFLYKGEGLNKTAIGDYLGERDEFNIQVLHAFVELHEFTDLNLVQALRQFLWSFRLPGEAQKIDRMMEAFAQRYCQCNPGVFQSTDTCYVLSFAIIMLNTSLHNPNVKDKPTAERFIAMNRGINDGGDLPEELLQNLYESIKNEPFKIPEDDGNDLTHTFFNPDREGWLLKLGGRVKTWKRRWFILTDNCLYYFEYTTDKEPRGIIPLENLSIREVEDSKKPNCFELYIPDNKDQVIKACKTEADGRVVEGNHTVYRISAPTPEEKEEWIKCIKAAISRDPFYEMLAARKKKVSSTKRH; encoded by the exons ATGGGGACAGTCAGCGAGCTCTGCGCCTCCAGTTTCCAGGCATTCCTCTGCCCCTCGGTGGCTGCCAAGGCAG TGCCCAGTGACCTGACCCCAGAGgagtgccaggagctggagaacaTCCGCCGCcgaaagcaggagctgctggctgacaTACAG cGCCTGAAGGATGAGATAGCAGAAGTGACGAATGAGATTGAGAACCTGGGCTCCACGGAGGAGAG GAAAAACATGCAGAGGAACAAGCAGGTGGCCATGGGCAGGAAGAAGTTCAACATGGATCCCAAGAAG GGAATCCAGTTCCTGATCGAGAACGACCTGCTGAAGAACACATGCGAGGACATCGCTCAGTTCCTGTACAAGGGAGAGGGCCTCAACAAGACAGCCATTGGCGACTACCTGGGCGAGAG GGATGAGTTCAACATCCAAGTCCTGCATGCCTTCGTGGAGCTGCATGAATTCACTGACCTCAACCTTGTGCAGGCCCTGCG GCAGTTCCTGTGGAGCTTCCGGCTACCGGGGGAGGCGCAGAAGATTGACCGGATGATGGAGGCCTTTGCCCAGCGGTACTGCCAGTGCAACCCTGGTGTCTTCCAGTCCACAG aCACCTGCTACGTGCTGTCCTTTGCCATCATCATGCTGAACACGAGCCTGCACAATCCCAACGTGAAGGACAAGCCCACGGCAGAGCGATTCATCGCCATGAACCGCGGCATCAATGATGGGGGGGACCTgcctgaggagctgctccag AATCTGTACGAGAGCATCAAGAATGAGCCCTTCAAAATCCCTGAGGATGATGGCAACGACCTCACCCACACCTTCTTCAACCCCGACCGGGAGGGCTGGCTCCTGAAGCTCG GAGGCAGGGTGAAGACGTGGAAGCGGCGCTGGTTCATCCTGACCGACAACTGCCTTTACTACTTCGAGTACACAACG GATAAGGAGCCCCGTGGTATCATCCCCCTGGAGAACCTGAGCATCCGTGAGGTGGAGGACTCAAAGAAGCCC AACTGCTTTGAGCTCTACATCCCTGACAACAAGGACCAGGTGATCAAGGCCTGCAAGACGGAGGCAGATGGGCGTGTGGTGGAGGGGAACCACACCGTGTATCGCATCTCTGCCCCCACgcctgaggagaaggaggagtgGATCAAGTGCATCAA GGCAGCCATCAGCCGGGACCCCTTCTACGAGATGCTGGCTGCCAGGAAGAAGAAGGTCTCCTCCACCAAGAGGCACTAG
- the CYTH1 gene encoding cytohesin-1 isoform X4 yields the protein MVLRAEGNVPSDLTPEECQELENIRRRKQELLADIQRLKDEIAEVTNEIENLGSTEERKNMQRNKQVAMGRKKFNMDPKKGIQFLIENDLLKNTCEDIAQFLYKGEGLNKTAIGDYLGERDEFNIQVLHAFVELHEFTDLNLVQALRQFLWSFRLPGEAQKIDRMMEAFAQRYCQCNPGVFQSTDTCYVLSFAIIMLNTSLHNPNVKDKPTAERFIAMNRGINDGGDLPEELLQNLYESIKNEPFKIPEDDGNDLTHTFFNPDREGWLLKLGGRVKTWKRRWFILTDNCLYYFEYTTDKEPRGIIPLENLSIREVEDSKKPNCFELYIPDNKDQVIKACKTEADGRVVEGNHTVYRISAPTPEEKEEWIKCIKAAISRDPFYEMLAARKKKVSSTKRH from the exons ATGGTTCTCAGGGCAGAGGGCAACG TGCCCAGTGACCTGACCCCAGAGgagtgccaggagctggagaacaTCCGCCGCcgaaagcaggagctgctggctgacaTACAG cGCCTGAAGGATGAGATAGCAGAAGTGACGAATGAGATTGAGAACCTGGGCTCCACGGAGGAGAG GAAAAACATGCAGAGGAACAAGCAGGTGGCCATGGGCAGGAAGAAGTTCAACATGGATCCCAAGAAG GGAATCCAGTTCCTGATCGAGAACGACCTGCTGAAGAACACATGCGAGGACATCGCTCAGTTCCTGTACAAGGGAGAGGGCCTCAACAAGACAGCCATTGGCGACTACCTGGGCGAGAG GGATGAGTTCAACATCCAAGTCCTGCATGCCTTCGTGGAGCTGCATGAATTCACTGACCTCAACCTTGTGCAGGCCCTGCG GCAGTTCCTGTGGAGCTTCCGGCTACCGGGGGAGGCGCAGAAGATTGACCGGATGATGGAGGCCTTTGCCCAGCGGTACTGCCAGTGCAACCCTGGTGTCTTCCAGTCCACAG aCACCTGCTACGTGCTGTCCTTTGCCATCATCATGCTGAACACGAGCCTGCACAATCCCAACGTGAAGGACAAGCCCACGGCAGAGCGATTCATCGCCATGAACCGCGGCATCAATGATGGGGGGGACCTgcctgaggagctgctccag AATCTGTACGAGAGCATCAAGAATGAGCCCTTCAAAATCCCTGAGGATGATGGCAACGACCTCACCCACACCTTCTTCAACCCCGACCGGGAGGGCTGGCTCCTGAAGCTCG GAGGCAGGGTGAAGACGTGGAAGCGGCGCTGGTTCATCCTGACCGACAACTGCCTTTACTACTTCGAGTACACAACG GATAAGGAGCCCCGTGGTATCATCCCCCTGGAGAACCTGAGCATCCGTGAGGTGGAGGACTCAAAGAAGCCC AACTGCTTTGAGCTCTACATCCCTGACAACAAGGACCAGGTGATCAAGGCCTGCAAGACGGAGGCAGATGGGCGTGTGGTGGAGGGGAACCACACCGTGTATCGCATCTCTGCCCCCACgcctgaggagaaggaggagtgGATCAAGTGCATCAA GGCAGCCATCAGCCGGGACCCCTTCTACGAGATGCTGGCTGCCAGGAAGAAGAAGGTCTCCTCCACCAAGAGGCACTAG
- the CYTH1 gene encoding cytohesin-1 isoform X2: MEEEEGGGCVPSDLTPEECQELENIRRRKQELLADIQRLKDEIAEVTNEIENLGSTEERKNMQRNKQVAMGRKKFNMDPKKGIQFLIENDLLKNTCEDIAQFLYKGEGLNKTAIGDYLGERDEFNIQVLHAFVELHEFTDLNLVQALRQFLWSFRLPGEAQKIDRMMEAFAQRYCQCNPGVFQSTDTCYVLSFAIIMLNTSLHNPNVKDKPTAERFIAMNRGINDGGDLPEELLQNLYESIKNEPFKIPEDDGNDLTHTFFNPDREGWLLKLGGGRVKTWKRRWFILTDNCLYYFEYTTDKEPRGIIPLENLSIREVEDSKKPNCFELYIPDNKDQVIKACKTEADGRVVEGNHTVYRISAPTPEEKEEWIKCIKAAISRDPFYEMLAARKKKVSSTKRH; encoded by the exons TGCCCAGTGACCTGACCCCAGAGgagtgccaggagctggagaacaTCCGCCGCcgaaagcaggagctgctggctgacaTACAG cGCCTGAAGGATGAGATAGCAGAAGTGACGAATGAGATTGAGAACCTGGGCTCCACGGAGGAGAG GAAAAACATGCAGAGGAACAAGCAGGTGGCCATGGGCAGGAAGAAGTTCAACATGGATCCCAAGAAG GGAATCCAGTTCCTGATCGAGAACGACCTGCTGAAGAACACATGCGAGGACATCGCTCAGTTCCTGTACAAGGGAGAGGGCCTCAACAAGACAGCCATTGGCGACTACCTGGGCGAGAG GGATGAGTTCAACATCCAAGTCCTGCATGCCTTCGTGGAGCTGCATGAATTCACTGACCTCAACCTTGTGCAGGCCCTGCG GCAGTTCCTGTGGAGCTTCCGGCTACCGGGGGAGGCGCAGAAGATTGACCGGATGATGGAGGCCTTTGCCCAGCGGTACTGCCAGTGCAACCCTGGTGTCTTCCAGTCCACAG aCACCTGCTACGTGCTGTCCTTTGCCATCATCATGCTGAACACGAGCCTGCACAATCCCAACGTGAAGGACAAGCCCACGGCAGAGCGATTCATCGCCATGAACCGCGGCATCAATGATGGGGGGGACCTgcctgaggagctgctccag AATCTGTACGAGAGCATCAAGAATGAGCCCTTCAAAATCCCTGAGGATGATGGCAACGACCTCACCCACACCTTCTTCAACCCCGACCGGGAGGGCTGGCTCCTGAAGCTCGG AGGAGGCAGGGTGAAGACGTGGAAGCGGCGCTGGTTCATCCTGACCGACAACTGCCTTTACTACTTCGAGTACACAACG GATAAGGAGCCCCGTGGTATCATCCCCCTGGAGAACCTGAGCATCCGTGAGGTGGAGGACTCAAAGAAGCCC AACTGCTTTGAGCTCTACATCCCTGACAACAAGGACCAGGTGATCAAGGCCTGCAAGACGGAGGCAGATGGGCGTGTGGTGGAGGGGAACCACACCGTGTATCGCATCTCTGCCCCCACgcctgaggagaaggaggagtgGATCAAGTGCATCAA GGCAGCCATCAGCCGGGACCCCTTCTACGAGATGCTGGCTGCCAGGAAGAAGAAGGTCTCCTCCACCAAGAGGCACTAG
- the CYTH1 gene encoding cytohesin-1 isoform X3: MQRNKQVAMGRKKFNMDPKKGIQFLIENDLLKNTCEDIAQFLYKGEGLNKTAIGDYLGERDEFNIQVLHAFVELHEFTDLNLVQALRQFLWSFRLPGEAQKIDRMMEAFAQRYCQCNPGVFQSTDTCYVLSFAIIMLNTSLHNPNVKDKPTAERFIAMNRGINDGGDLPEELLQNLYESIKNEPFKIPEDDGNDLTHTFFNPDREGWLLKLGGGRVKTWKRRWFILTDNCLYYFEYTTDKEPRGIIPLENLSIREVEDSKKPNCFELYIPDNKDQVIKACKTEADGRVVEGNHTVYRISAPTPEEKEEWIKCIKAAISRDPFYEMLAARKKKVSSTKRH; this comes from the exons ATGCAGAGGAACAAGCAGGTGGCCATGGGCAGGAAGAAGTTCAACATGGATCCCAAGAAG GGAATCCAGTTCCTGATCGAGAACGACCTGCTGAAGAACACATGCGAGGACATCGCTCAGTTCCTGTACAAGGGAGAGGGCCTCAACAAGACAGCCATTGGCGACTACCTGGGCGAGAG GGATGAGTTCAACATCCAAGTCCTGCATGCCTTCGTGGAGCTGCATGAATTCACTGACCTCAACCTTGTGCAGGCCCTGCG GCAGTTCCTGTGGAGCTTCCGGCTACCGGGGGAGGCGCAGAAGATTGACCGGATGATGGAGGCCTTTGCCCAGCGGTACTGCCAGTGCAACCCTGGTGTCTTCCAGTCCACAG aCACCTGCTACGTGCTGTCCTTTGCCATCATCATGCTGAACACGAGCCTGCACAATCCCAACGTGAAGGACAAGCCCACGGCAGAGCGATTCATCGCCATGAACCGCGGCATCAATGATGGGGGGGACCTgcctgaggagctgctccag AATCTGTACGAGAGCATCAAGAATGAGCCCTTCAAAATCCCTGAGGATGATGGCAACGACCTCACCCACACCTTCTTCAACCCCGACCGGGAGGGCTGGCTCCTGAAGCTCGG AGGAGGCAGGGTGAAGACGTGGAAGCGGCGCTGGTTCATCCTGACCGACAACTGCCTTTACTACTTCGAGTACACAACG GATAAGGAGCCCCGTGGTATCATCCCCCTGGAGAACCTGAGCATCCGTGAGGTGGAGGACTCAAAGAAGCCC AACTGCTTTGAGCTCTACATCCCTGACAACAAGGACCAGGTGATCAAGGCCTGCAAGACGGAGGCAGATGGGCGTGTGGTGGAGGGGAACCACACCGTGTATCGCATCTCTGCCCCCACgcctgaggagaaggaggagtgGATCAAGTGCATCAA GGCAGCCATCAGCCGGGACCCCTTCTACGAGATGCTGGCTGCCAGGAAGAAGAAGGTCTCCTCCACCAAGAGGCACTAG